The proteins below are encoded in one region of Gemmatimonadaceae bacterium:
- a CDS encoding aldo/keto reductase, with amino-acid sequence MATTTLERPAERSGTFVIGGDMPVHRLGFGSMQLTGPGVWGDPKDPAEAVRVLRRAIELGVTLIDTADSYGPYVAEDFIRKALYPYPADLVIATKAGLTRGGPGNWEPVGRPEYLRQEAEMSLRRLGLDRIDLFQLHRIDPKVPLADQVGELASLQKEGKIRHIGLSEVTIEELEQAQRYATIVTVQNKYNLAERTAEPLLDHAEAHNIGFIPWFPLATGALAKEGSVLHTLAKRLGATPSQLALAWLLHRSPVMLPIPGTSKVKHLEDNMAAAELTLSESDVKALAQAAG; translated from the coding sequence ATGGCGACGACGACACTCGAACGTCCAGCGGAACGCTCCGGCACGTTCGTCATTGGGGGCGACATGCCGGTGCACCGCCTCGGCTTTGGCAGCATGCAGTTGACCGGTCCCGGGGTGTGGGGCGATCCCAAGGATCCCGCCGAAGCGGTGCGCGTGCTCAGGCGCGCGATCGAGCTCGGTGTCACGCTCATCGATACCGCGGACTCGTACGGCCCGTACGTCGCCGAGGATTTCATTCGCAAGGCGCTGTATCCGTATCCCGCCGACTTGGTGATTGCGACGAAAGCCGGGCTCACGCGCGGCGGCCCAGGCAACTGGGAGCCCGTTGGGCGTCCGGAATATTTGAGGCAGGAAGCGGAGATGAGCTTGCGCCGGTTAGGCCTGGACCGGATCGACCTCTTCCAGCTGCATCGCATCGATCCCAAGGTGCCGCTCGCCGACCAGGTCGGGGAGCTCGCCTCGCTGCAGAAGGAAGGCAAGATCCGGCACATCGGATTGTCGGAAGTGACGATCGAGGAGCTCGAGCAGGCCCAACGGTACGCCACGATCGTGACCGTGCAGAACAAATACAACCTCGCCGAGCGGACGGCGGAGCCGCTGCTCGATCACGCCGAAGCGCACAACATCGGGTTCATTCCCTGGTTCCCACTGGCGACCGGCGCGCTGGCGAAAGAGGGCAGTGTGCTGCACACGTTGGCCAAGCGGCTCGGCGCGACGCCGTCGCAACTGGCGCTTGCCTGGCTGCTGCATCGCTCCCCCGTGATGCTGCCGATTCCCGGCACGTCGAAGGTGAAGCATCTCGAGGACAACATGGCCGCGGCCGAGCTCACCCTGTCGGAATCCGACGTGAAGGCGCTGGCCCAGGCCGCGGGCTGA
- a CDS encoding PDZ domain-containing protein yields the protein MHRPHRFAGLGFGLPILALVIGAASLPAQGTTRMLRSPTVSATQIAFAYAGNIWVVPRAGGSAVRLTSFPGEAMNPHFSPDGKWIAFSGEYGGNTDVYVMPADGGEPKRLTWHPAPDLVQGWTPDGKAIVFSSSQSSNLPSPMPRWFTVPAEGGIVTAMPMYRAYQGKISPDGRHIAYRMNNSWDEERRNYRGGQNRPIWILDTKTLDIDTIPRPNSKEMDPVWVGNTTVYFLSDRDGVSNVWSYDMTSKQVKQITSFSDFDVKTLDAGANALVFEQAGYVHELDPSSGKEHIVPITAVGDFAWMMPQWKEVSRYIANIALSPTGKRAAIEARGEIFTVPAEKGDVRNLTQSDSSAERDPAWSPDGKWVSYFSDKSGEYQLVIASADGSAPARTIALAHPTHYYTPSWSPDGKHIVFQDTNLRLWVVDVATGKATDIGGDDWMVPERSLNPAWSPDSRWIAYVRRLKSLYRAIFVYDMQTGQTHQITDGLADATWPAWDASGKYLWFFASTDLALGSGWLDMSSYGHTETKALYLAVLSKNDPSPLLPESDEDTGIPQEQTPGMPPLPPRERPRRPARTDTTADTTAAKRIPADSLKAMLAPRRHVEIDFDGLLQRVVPVSEIAERDYGELRSGVPGTVFFTENLPETGTKEERFSGGTLHRYDLKERKAMPFVQNVADYFVSADGKKLLYRTPGPEGSLFLVDATTHDAPPAGKGKLNAQLRMLVDPTAEFKQIFDEGWRNQRDYIYVKNLQGTDWVKDKAMYGQLLPYVKHRDDLNYLLDMMGSEIAIGHSFVRGGDMPGEMQPPVGLLGADFEVDNGRYKITKIYGTDSWNPDLHAPLTAPGVQVRVGDYLLAVNGQELRAPDNVYRLFDGTANHQTVITVNERPTMDGARRVTVIPVANDAGLRARAWVEHNRHLVDSLSHGALAYVHLPNTAEGGYTSFNRYYFAQQDRKGAIIDERYNGGGSAADYIIDVLQRTFDGYFNNPVGDRYPFTSPAAGIWGPKVMIINEMSGSGGDLMPYMFKYRKVGQLVGMRTWGGLVGIWDTPSFVDDGIMYAPRGGFFAVDGKWAVENEGISPNIEVEDWPKDVAAGHDAQLERAVAEAMQELAQHPVERATHEPPPPMWGKRVKPITP from the coding sequence ATGCATCGCCCTCATCGTTTTGCCGGGCTTGGATTCGGTTTGCCGATTCTCGCCCTCGTCATCGGAGCCGCATCGCTCCCAGCGCAAGGCACGACGCGCATGCTGCGCTCGCCCACCGTGAGCGCCACCCAGATCGCGTTCGCGTACGCGGGCAACATCTGGGTCGTGCCGCGCGCCGGCGGATCCGCCGTTCGCCTAACGAGCTTCCCGGGCGAGGCCATGAATCCGCACTTCTCGCCGGACGGCAAGTGGATCGCGTTCAGCGGCGAGTACGGCGGCAACACCGACGTCTACGTGATGCCGGCGGACGGCGGCGAGCCGAAGCGCCTCACCTGGCATCCCGCGCCCGACCTCGTGCAGGGCTGGACGCCCGACGGCAAGGCGATCGTGTTCTCGTCGTCGCAGTCGTCGAATCTGCCGTCGCCGATGCCGCGCTGGTTCACCGTCCCGGCCGAGGGCGGGATCGTCACGGCGATGCCGATGTATCGCGCCTATCAAGGGAAAATCTCTCCCGACGGCCGGCACATCGCCTATCGCATGAACAACTCGTGGGATGAGGAGCGCCGCAACTACCGCGGCGGACAGAATCGGCCCATCTGGATTCTCGACACGAAGACCCTCGACATCGACACGATTCCGAGGCCTAACTCGAAGGAGATGGACCCGGTATGGGTGGGCAACACCACCGTATACTTCCTGTCGGATCGCGATGGGGTGTCGAACGTGTGGTCGTACGACATGACCTCCAAGCAGGTCAAGCAGATCACGAGCTTTTCCGATTTCGACGTGAAGACGCTGGATGCGGGCGCGAACGCGCTCGTGTTCGAGCAAGCGGGGTATGTCCACGAGCTCGATCCGTCGAGTGGGAAAGAACACATCGTGCCCATCACGGCCGTGGGCGATTTCGCGTGGATGATGCCGCAATGGAAGGAGGTGTCGCGCTACATCGCGAACATCGCGCTCTCGCCGACCGGAAAGCGCGCCGCGATCGAAGCGCGCGGCGAGATCTTCACGGTACCGGCAGAAAAGGGCGACGTGCGGAATCTCACCCAGTCGGACAGCTCGGCGGAGCGCGATCCGGCGTGGTCGCCGGACGGCAAGTGGGTGTCGTACTTCAGCGACAAATCGGGCGAGTATCAGCTCGTGATCGCTTCTGCCGACGGCAGCGCGCCCGCGCGCACGATCGCGCTCGCGCATCCGACGCACTATTACACGCCGAGCTGGTCGCCCGACGGCAAGCACATCGTCTTTCAGGATACGAATCTCCGGTTGTGGGTGGTGGACGTCGCGACGGGGAAGGCGACCGACATCGGCGGCGACGACTGGATGGTGCCGGAGCGGTCGCTCAACCCGGCGTGGAGCCCCGATTCGCGATGGATCGCGTACGTTAGGCGTCTCAAGTCGCTCTACCGGGCGATCTTCGTCTACGATATGCAGACCGGCCAGACGCACCAGATCACCGACGGCCTGGCCGATGCGACGTGGCCGGCGTGGGATGCGAGCGGCAAATACCTCTGGTTCTTCGCGTCCACCGACCTTGCGTTAGGCTCGGGCTGGTTGGACATGTCGAGCTACGGACACACGGAAACGAAGGCGCTCTATCTCGCCGTGTTGTCGAAGAACGATCCGTCGCCGTTGCTGCCGGAGAGCGACGAAGACACGGGGATCCCGCAGGAGCAGACGCCGGGCATGCCGCCGCTGCCGCCGCGCGAGCGGCCGCGGCGTCCGGCGCGCACGGACACGACGGCCGACACGACCGCAGCCAAGCGCATTCCGGCCGATTCCCTCAAGGCCATGCTGGCGCCGCGCCGCCACGTCGAGATCGATTTCGATGGATTGCTGCAGCGCGTGGTGCCCGTCTCCGAAATCGCCGAGCGCGACTACGGGGAACTGAGGAGCGGCGTACCGGGCACCGTGTTCTTCACCGAGAACCTGCCGGAGACGGGCACGAAGGAAGAGCGGTTCAGCGGCGGCACGCTGCACCGCTACGATCTCAAGGAACGCAAGGCGATGCCGTTCGTGCAGAACGTCGCCGATTATTTCGTGAGCGCGGATGGAAAGAAGCTGTTGTACCGGACGCCGGGTCCCGAGGGGAGTCTCTTCCTCGTCGACGCGACGACCCACGACGCGCCGCCGGCCGGCAAGGGCAAGCTCAATGCTCAACTGCGCATGCTCGTCGACCCGACGGCGGAGTTCAAGCAGATCTTCGACGAAGGGTGGCGCAACCAGCGCGACTACATCTACGTCAAGAATCTGCAGGGCACGGACTGGGTGAAAGACAAGGCGATGTACGGCCAGCTGCTGCCCTACGTGAAGCACCGCGACGATCTCAACTACCTGTTGGACATGATGGGATCGGAGATTGCGATCGGGCACTCGTTCGTGCGCGGCGGCGACATGCCCGGCGAGATGCAGCCGCCCGTCGGTCTGTTAGGCGCTGATTTCGAAGTCGACAATGGCCGCTACAAGATCACGAAGATCTACGGCACCGACAGTTGGAATCCGGATCTGCACGCGCCGCTCACCGCGCCCGGCGTGCAGGTGCGCGTCGGCGATTATCTGTTGGCGGTGAACGGGCAGGAGCTGCGGGCGCCCGACAACGTCTATCGGCTGTTCGACGGGACGGCCAACCACCAGACGGTGATCACGGTCAACGAGCGTCCCACCATGGATGGCGCGCGCCGGGTGACGGTGATTCCCGTGGCCAACGACGCGGGTCTCCGCGCCCGCGCGTGGGTGGAGCACAACCGGCACCTCGTCGACTCGCTGTCGCACGGCGCGTTGGCGTACGTGCATCTGCCTAACACAGCCGAGGGCGGCTACACCAGCTTCAACCGCTACTATTTCGCGCAGCAGGACCGCAAGGGCGCGATCATCGACGAGCGCTACAACGGCGGCGGGTCGGCGGCCGACTACATCATTGATGTGCTGCAGCGCACCTTCGATGGGTACTTCAACAACCCGGTGGGCGACCGGTATCCGTTCACGAGTCCCGCCGCCGGGATCTGGGGACCGAAGGTGATGATCATCAACGAAATGTCGGGCTCGGGCGGCGACCTCATGCCGTACATGTTCAAGTACCGCAAGGTCGGCCAGCTGGTGGGCATGCGGACGTGGGGCGGTCTGGTGGGCATCTGGGACACGCCGAGCTTCGTGGATGACGGCATCATGTATGCGCCGCGCGGCGGCTTCTTCGCCGTGGACGGAAAGTGGGCCGTCGAGAACGAAGGCATCTCGCCGAACATCGAAGTCGAAGACTGGCCGAAGGACGTCGCGGCGGGGCACGATGCGCAGCTCGAGCGCGCGGTGGCCGAGGCGATGCAGGAGCTGGCGCAGCATCCGGTGGAGCGGGCGACGCACGAGCCGCCGCCGCCGATGTGGGGCAAGCGGGTGAAGCCGATCACGCCCTGA
- a CDS encoding M1 family metallopeptidase, whose product MSLTVRVGGAWRLTTGAALLAAALSARGAAGQTASSSSLYMPRSITATYANGTRTMDGRPGPRYWENHGRYSMTLTAMPPDRTIRGTEQIEYENNSPDTLRALVIRLFLNVHKPGAPRDGGTTPDYLTSGVHVDTFAVNGAVTAWHDSPQFFTWQPVRLGTPLAPHDSVHLRFDWHYEISKRAGREGMLDSTTYYLAYFYPRVSVYDDYNGWDTMDFTDLQEFYNDFNDYDVTLNVPANYVVWGTGTLVDPAADLQPDALQKFQASFTSDSTIHVASGADAAAGRITLQQPVNHWHFTAHNVPDVAFAVSNHYDWDAASVVVDDAAHRRASVQAAYNDTAADYHHMVGFAHHALDWLSHHWPGVPYPYEKSTVVQGSADMEYPMMVNDGSTPDTILSRFVVEHEIAHTYFPFYMGINETRYPFMDEGWATTFEYLIGTSDLGAARATNFFKQFRVEGWISDPSPLEDLPIVTPADVLKDAAYGNNAYGKPALGYLALKQLLGDDTFKRCLHAFMDRWHGKHPTPWDFFYTFNDVSGRNLDWFWNSWFFSHAYIDLGITGARRGANGWTVTLENVGGMPAPVDVVVRYTDATVDSVHETPAIWRTNLRRATVAVPAKKAVASITLDHGIWMDADSTNDRWTVKR is encoded by the coding sequence ATGTCCCTCACGGTCCGGGTTGGCGGCGCGTGGCGCCTAACGACTGGCGCCGCGCTGCTCGCGGCCGCACTGTCCGCGCGCGGCGCCGCCGGGCAAACCGCGTCGTCCTCGTCGCTGTACATGCCGCGCTCGATCACCGCCACCTATGCCAACGGCACGCGGACGATGGATGGCCGGCCGGGTCCCAGGTACTGGGAGAACCACGGCCGCTACTCGATGACCCTGACGGCGATGCCGCCCGATCGCACCATCCGCGGCACCGAACAGATCGAGTATGAGAACAACAGTCCCGACACGCTGCGCGCGCTGGTCATTCGACTGTTCCTCAACGTTCACAAACCCGGCGCCCCGCGCGACGGCGGAACGACGCCGGATTATCTCACGAGCGGCGTGCACGTGGACACGTTCGCCGTGAACGGCGCGGTGACGGCGTGGCACGACAGCCCGCAGTTCTTCACGTGGCAGCCGGTCCGGTTAGGCACGCCGCTCGCGCCGCACGACTCGGTGCATTTGCGCTTCGACTGGCACTACGAGATTTCCAAGCGCGCGGGCCGCGAAGGCATGCTCGATTCCACGACGTACTATCTGGCGTACTTCTATCCCCGCGTCTCCGTCTACGATGACTACAACGGCTGGGACACGATGGATTTCACGGACCTGCAGGAGTTCTACAACGACTTCAACGATTACGACGTGACGCTGAACGTGCCGGCGAACTACGTCGTGTGGGGCACCGGCACGTTGGTCGACCCGGCCGCCGACCTGCAGCCGGATGCCTTACAGAAATTCCAGGCGTCGTTCACGTCGGACTCGACGATCCACGTTGCATCGGGCGCCGACGCCGCGGCCGGAAGAATCACGCTGCAGCAGCCGGTGAACCACTGGCACTTCACCGCGCACAACGTGCCCGACGTGGCGTTCGCGGTGAGCAACCACTACGACTGGGATGCGGCGAGCGTGGTCGTCGATGACGCGGCGCATCGTCGCGCGAGCGTCCAGGCCGCGTACAACGACACGGCTGCCGACTATCACCACATGGTGGGCTTCGCGCACCACGCGCTCGACTGGTTGTCGCACCACTGGCCGGGGGTGCCGTATCCGTACGAGAAGAGCACGGTGGTGCAGGGGTCGGCGGACATGGAGTATCCGATGATGGTGAATGATGGCTCGACGCCCGACACCATCCTCTCGCGCTTCGTCGTCGAACACGAAATCGCGCACACGTACTTCCCGTTTTACATGGGGATCAACGAGACGCGCTACCCGTTCATGGATGAAGGGTGGGCGACGACCTTCGAGTATCTCATCGGCACGTCGGATCTGGGCGCGGCGCGGGCGACGAACTTCTTCAAGCAGTTTCGCGTGGAGGGATGGATCAGCGATCCGTCGCCGCTCGAGGACTTGCCCATCGTGACGCCGGCCGATGTGCTCAAGGATGCGGCGTACGGCAACAACGCGTACGGCAAGCCGGCGCTCGGCTACCTCGCCCTGAAGCAATTGTTAGGCGACGACACGTTCAAGCGATGCCTGCACGCGTTCATGGACCGGTGGCACGGCAAGCATCCCACGCCGTGGGATTTCTTCTACACGTTCAACGATGTGTCGGGCCGCAACCTGGATTGGTTCTGGAACAGCTGGTTCTTCAGCCATGCGTACATCGATCTGGGCATCACCGGCGCCCGGCGCGGTGCGAACGGCTGGACGGTGACGCTCGAGAACGTCGGCGGCATGCCGGCGCCGGTGGACGTGGTGGTGCGCTACACCGATGCGACAGTCGACAGCGTGCACGAGACGCCCGCCATCTGGCGAACGAATCTGCGCCGCGCGACGGTCGCCGTGCCGGCGAAGAAAGCGGTGGCCTCGATCACCCTCGACCACGGCATCTGGATGGATGCGGACAGCACCAACGATCGCTGGACGGTCAAGCGTTAG
- a CDS encoding M28 family peptidase, producing the protein MRPSLLLAGALLFAAAPHRTSAQTFQSDDPIIKRIWQIGMDSSETERLANELFDSLGPRLTGTPDLKRANEWLVHTYTSWGIPARNEQYGTWRGWRRGYSHIDLIAPRVRSLEGTMLGYSPGTNKKDLTASTIILPHFADSSAFAQWLPNVKGKFILVSAPHLSCRPTEDWQTNAIPASAARMDSLRDSLRREWGGRNVRGTGMSLALGTGELGLRLEAAGAAGIITSRPKDAWGTIEVFETYDTKAPAIALSCEDYGLVFRLTENNQHPLVRLNLDAQLLGEQPVYNTVAEMKGTELPDQYVVLSAHFDSWDGSSGATDNGTGTLTMMEAMRILHIVYPHPKRTILVGDWSGEEEGEVGSKAFTEDHPEVLKGLQALFNQDNGTGRIVRLSGAGLPDAAAHIARWLDQIPLELRNQIQFGGAGFPAGGGSDDYSFSCYGLPAFGLGALPWDYGNYTWHTNRDTPDKIVYDDLKSNATLTAMLAYLASEDPTMIKRDRVDLVAAAKQLEAELPPPTAGRNAAFRFRRLPTTWPECTKAPRSTKPRLK; encoded by the coding sequence ATGCGACCGTCTCTGCTCCTCGCCGGCGCGCTGCTGTTCGCCGCCGCGCCGCATCGCACCTCTGCCCAGACCTTTCAAAGCGACGACCCAATCATCAAGCGCATCTGGCAAATCGGGATGGACAGCTCCGAGACCGAGCGTCTGGCGAACGAGCTGTTCGACTCGCTCGGACCGCGCCTCACGGGCACGCCGGACCTCAAACGCGCGAACGAGTGGCTGGTCCATACCTACACGAGCTGGGGGATCCCGGCGCGCAACGAGCAGTACGGCACGTGGCGCGGCTGGCGTCGCGGCTACTCGCACATCGATCTCATCGCGCCCCGCGTGCGCTCGCTCGAGGGCACGATGCTCGGCTACAGCCCGGGCACGAACAAGAAAGACCTGACGGCGAGCACGATCATCCTGCCGCACTTTGCCGACAGCTCGGCGTTCGCGCAGTGGCTGCCTAACGTCAAGGGCAAGTTCATTCTCGTGTCGGCGCCCCATCTCTCCTGCCGCCCAACGGAGGACTGGCAGACCAACGCGATCCCGGCATCGGCGGCGCGGATGGACAGCCTGCGCGACTCGCTGCGCCGCGAGTGGGGCGGCCGCAACGTGCGCGGCACCGGCATGAGCCTGGCGCTCGGGACGGGCGAGCTCGGGCTGCGGCTCGAGGCCGCGGGCGCGGCGGGCATCATCACGTCGCGGCCCAAGGACGCCTGGGGCACGATCGAAGTCTTCGAGACGTACGACACCAAAGCGCCGGCCATCGCGCTGAGCTGCGAGGACTACGGCCTCGTGTTCCGCCTCACCGAAAACAACCAGCACCCGCTGGTGCGCCTCAATCTCGACGCCCAGTTGTTAGGCGAGCAGCCGGTCTACAACACCGTCGCCGAGATGAAAGGCACCGAGCTGCCGGACCAGTACGTGGTGCTGTCCGCGCACTTCGACTCGTGGGACGGTTCGTCCGGCGCCACCGACAACGGCACCGGCACGCTCACGATGATGGAAGCGATGCGCATCCTGCACATCGTGTATCCGCACCCCAAGCGCACGATCCTCGTCGGCGACTGGAGCGGCGAAGAAGAAGGCGAGGTCGGCTCGAAAGCGTTCACCGAAGATCATCCCGAAGTGCTCAAGGGGTTGCAGGCGTTGTTCAATCAGGACAATGGCACGGGACGCATCGTCCGGCTGAGCGGCGCGGGATTGCCGGATGCTGCTGCGCACATCGCGCGCTGGCTCGACCAGATTCCCCTCGAGCTGCGCAACCAGATCCAATTCGGCGGCGCGGGCTTCCCCGCGGGCGGGGGCAGCGACGACTACTCCTTCTCCTGCTACGGGCTGCCGGCGTTCGGGTTAGGCGCGCTGCCGTGGGACTACGGCAACTACACCTGGCACACGAACCGCGACACGCCGGACAAGATCGTCTACGACGACCTCAAGTCCAACGCGACGCTGACCGCGATGCTGGCGTATCTGGCGTCCGAGGATCCGACGATGATCAAGCGCGATCGCGTCGACCTGGTGGCCGCCGCGAAACAGCTCGAAGCCGAGCTGCCGCCGCCCACCGCCGGCCGCAACGCCGCGTTCCGGTTCCGCCGCCTGCCGACTACCTGGCCGGAATGCACCAAAGCGCCGCGCAGCACGAAGCCGAGGTTGAAATGA